A window from Caulobacter sp. X encodes these proteins:
- a CDS encoding DUF72 domain-containing protein yields MTIRIGTAGWSLYRADEAFPAEGTVLERYAARFNAVEVNTSFYRPHQKKTYERWAASTPEDFRFAVKVPQAITHERRLVGVDDLLARFLDETDGLGAKRGPLLIQLPPSLAFEAERVGAFLATWRDRTDAPTVLEPRHASWFEAEPDDLLAAHRVARVAADPAVVPLAAEPGGWRGLAYHRLHGSPEMYASAYEPEVLDALAVRLRAETEPWCVFDNTRLGAATWDALALRERTESPLS; encoded by the coding sequence ATGACCATCCGCATCGGCACGGCCGGCTGGAGCCTTTATCGCGCGGACGAGGCCTTTCCGGCGGAGGGGACCGTGCTCGAACGCTATGCGGCTAGGTTCAATGCGGTCGAGGTCAATACGTCGTTCTACCGCCCCCACCAGAAGAAGACCTATGAGCGCTGGGCGGCCTCGACGCCGGAGGACTTCCGGTTCGCGGTCAAGGTCCCGCAGGCGATCACCCACGAGCGGCGGCTGGTCGGCGTCGACGACCTGCTGGCGCGGTTTCTCGACGAGACGGATGGACTGGGCGCCAAGCGCGGCCCGCTGCTGATCCAATTGCCGCCCAGCCTGGCGTTCGAGGCCGAACGGGTCGGCGCGTTCCTGGCGACTTGGCGCGATCGCACCGACGCGCCGACCGTGCTGGAGCCGCGCCACGCCAGCTGGTTCGAGGCCGAGCCCGACGATCTGCTAGCGGCCCACCGCGTCGCTCGGGTCGCCGCCGATCCGGCGGTCGTTCCCCTGGCCGCGGAGCCGGGCGGCTGGCGCGGCCTGGCCTACCACCGCCTGCACGGCTCGCCGGAGATGTACGCCAGCGCCTATGAGCCGGAGGTGCTGGACGCCCTGGCCGTCCGACTTCGCGCAGAGACCGAGCCCTGGTGCGTCTTCGACAACACCCGCCTAGGCGCGGCGACCTGGGATGCGCTGGCGCTGCGGGAGCGCACTGAATCCCCTCTATCTTAG
- a CDS encoding M15 family metallopeptidase, translating into MGGLVRRSFLALGAAAFAAPSAFALFRSEWAAIGQYGDKAAPLTVFEKDDALHIDGAGHASARLTPTERGRYAIAGGGELALEPRAVRLNGSRLAFHDFGAETEAAIRAGVSADPEALRRQALAATPPVETGDFLSADLVDLTTVDPRIKLDIRYAGANNFMGIPLYERAAAYLQRPAAQALRRAQDALSAQGYGLLIHDAYRPWFVTWMFWEATPPDAHMFVADPAKGSRHNRGCAVDLTLYDLKTGRVVEMPSRYDEFSGRAYADFVGGTTKQRALRAVLREAMVAQGFEVYPEEWWHFDFRDWARYPIGTRTFTELGSK; encoded by the coding sequence ATGGGCGGTCTGGTTCGACGATCCTTCCTGGCGCTCGGCGCCGCCGCCTTCGCCGCGCCTTCCGCGTTCGCGCTCTTCAGGTCCGAATGGGCGGCGATCGGCCAGTACGGCGACAAGGCCGCGCCGCTGACGGTGTTCGAGAAGGACGACGCCTTGCACATCGACGGCGCCGGCCACGCCTCCGCGCGGCTGACGCCGACGGAGCGCGGACGCTATGCGATCGCGGGCGGCGGCGAACTGGCCCTGGAGCCGCGCGCGGTGCGGCTGAACGGGTCGCGGCTAGCCTTCCACGACTTCGGGGCGGAGACCGAGGCGGCCATCCGCGCCGGCGTCAGCGCCGACCCCGAGGCGCTGCGACGGCAGGCCCTGGCCGCGACGCCGCCGGTCGAGACGGGCGACTTCCTGTCCGCCGACCTCGTCGACCTGACGACGGTGGATCCGCGCATCAAGCTCGACATCCGCTATGCGGGCGCCAACAACTTCATGGGCATCCCACTCTACGAGCGCGCGGCGGCCTACCTGCAGCGCCCGGCGGCCCAAGCGCTGAGACGGGCGCAGGACGCCCTGTCGGCCCAGGGTTACGGCCTCCTGATCCACGACGCCTATCGGCCCTGGTTCGTCACCTGGATGTTCTGGGAGGCCACGCCGCCCGACGCCCACATGTTCGTCGCCGACCCGGCCAAGGGCTCGCGCCACAACCGCGGCTGCGCCGTGGACCTGACGCTGTACGACCTGAAGACCGGCAGGGTCGTCGAGATGCCCAGCCGCTACGACGAGTTCTCCGGCCGCGCCTATGCCGACTTCGTCGGCGGAACGACGAAGCAGCGGGCCCTGCGCGCCGTGCTGCGCGAGGCCATGGTCGCTCAAGGCTTCGAGGTCTATCCCGAGGAGTGGTGGCACTTCGACTTCAGGGACTGGGCGCGTTATCCGATTGGGACCAGGACGTTCACGGAGCTGGGGAGCAAGTGA
- a CDS encoding CoA-acylating methylmalonate-semialdehyde dehydrogenase has translation MRDIAHFVNGQALVGTSGRYGDVFNPNTGDVQARVQFATDAELDAAVQVAARAQVGWAQTNPQRRARVMFEFKRLIERDMNSLAEILSSEHGKVIADAKGDIQRGLEVIEFACGIPHILKGEYTEGAGPGIDVYSMRQPLGVCAGITPFNFPAMIPMWMFGISIAVGNSFILKPSEKDPTVPVKLAELMMEAGAPAGVLNVVHGDKSAVDAILAHPLIRAVSFVGSSDIAHYVYQTGTAHGKRVQAMGGAKNHGIVLPDADLDQVVKDLSGAAFGSAGERCMALPVVVPVGKKTADELRERMVAEIGTLKVGVSTDPDAHYGPVVSAQHRAKIADYIRIGQEEGAELVVDGRDFQLQGFEKGFFIGPSLFDGVKKGMKTYHEEIFGPVLQMVRAETLEEAIALPSEHQYGNGVAIFTRNGRAAREFAANVNVGMVGINVPIPVPVAYHTFGGWKRSAFGDTNQHGVEGVKFYTKVKTVTARWPEGDVADSSFVIPTMK, from the coding sequence ATGCGAGACATCGCCCATTTCGTGAACGGCCAAGCCCTGGTCGGAACCTCCGGCCGCTACGGCGACGTCTTCAATCCCAACACTGGCGATGTCCAGGCGCGCGTCCAGTTCGCGACCGACGCCGAGCTGGACGCGGCCGTCCAGGTCGCCGCCAGGGCCCAGGTCGGCTGGGCCCAGACCAATCCGCAGCGCCGCGCCCGGGTGATGTTCGAGTTCAAGCGCCTGATCGAGCGCGACATGAACAGCCTGGCCGAGATCCTGTCGTCCGAGCACGGCAAGGTCATCGCCGACGCCAAGGGCGACATCCAGCGGGGCCTGGAGGTCATCGAGTTCGCCTGCGGCATCCCCCACATCCTGAAGGGCGAATATACCGAGGGCGCCGGTCCCGGCATCGACGTCTATTCGATGCGCCAGCCGCTGGGTGTCTGCGCGGGCATCACCCCGTTCAACTTCCCGGCCATGATCCCGATGTGGATGTTCGGCATCAGCATCGCGGTCGGCAACAGCTTCATCCTCAAGCCGTCGGAGAAGGATCCGACCGTGCCGGTCAAGCTGGCCGAGCTGATGATGGAGGCCGGAGCGCCCGCGGGGGTGTTGAACGTCGTCCATGGCGACAAGAGCGCCGTCGACGCCATCCTGGCCCATCCGCTGATCCGCGCGGTCAGCTTCGTCGGCAGCAGTGACATCGCCCACTACGTCTACCAGACGGGCACGGCGCACGGGAAACGCGTCCAGGCCATGGGCGGGGCCAAGAACCACGGGATCGTCCTGCCGGACGCCGACCTCGACCAAGTGGTCAAGGACCTGTCGGGCGCGGCCTTCGGCTCGGCCGGCGAGCGCTGCATGGCTCTGCCGGTGGTGGTCCCCGTCGGCAAGAAGACCGCCGACGAGCTGCGCGAGCGGATGGTCGCCGAGATCGGCACGCTGAAGGTCGGCGTCTCCACCGATCCCGACGCCCACTACGGCCCCGTGGTCAGCGCCCAGCACCGCGCCAAGATCGCCGACTACATCCGGATCGGCCAGGAAGAGGGCGCCGAGCTGGTCGTCGACGGCCGCGACTTCCAGCTGCAGGGCTTCGAGAAGGGCTTCTTCATCGGCCCGTCGCTGTTCGATGGCGTCAAGAAGGGCATGAAGACCTATCACGAGGAGATCTTCGGTCCGGTGCTGCAGATGGTCCGCGCCGAGACCCTGGAAGAGGCCATCGCCCTGCCGTCCGAGCACCAGTATGGCAACGGTGTCGCCATCTTCACCCGCAACGGCCGCGCCGCCCGCGAGTTCGCGGCGAACGTCAATGTCGGCATGGTCGGGATCAACGTGCCGATCCCGGTGCCGGTGGCCTATCACACCTTCGGCGGCTGGAAGCGCTCGGCCTTCGGCGACACCAACCAGCACGGCGTCGAGGGCGTGAAGTTCTACACCAAGGTCAAGACGGTGACGGCCCGCTGGCCGGAAGGCGACGTGGCCGATAGCAGCTTCGTCATTCCGACGATGAAGTAA
- a CDS encoding flavin reductase family protein: MSRAVTIELGEGGVHDARALRNAFGCFTTGVTVVTTLAEDGRRVGLTANSFTSVSLDPPLALICVDLKSSSLPALDAAGRFAVNVLHAEHQELARQFVQKGVDRFTGVETETWRTGVPILPGCMANFECETHQAFDAGDHRVYVGRVVKLRYDPDHEPLVYLQGRFRRVHVDAE; the protein is encoded by the coding sequence ATGAGTAGGGCGGTTACGATCGAGCTGGGAGAAGGCGGCGTCCACGACGCCCGCGCCCTGCGCAACGCATTCGGATGTTTCACGACCGGCGTGACGGTCGTCACCACGCTCGCCGAGGACGGCCGGCGCGTCGGCCTGACGGCGAACTCCTTCACCTCGGTGTCGCTGGACCCGCCGCTGGCGCTGATCTGCGTGGACCTGAAGTCCTCCAGCCTGCCGGCCCTGGACGCCGCCGGCCGTTTCGCCGTCAATGTCCTGCACGCCGAGCACCAGGAACTGGCCCGCCAGTTCGTGCAGAAGGGCGTCGACCGCTTCACCGGCGTCGAGACCGAGACCTGGCGCACGGGCGTGCCGATCCTGCCGGGCTGCATGGCCAATTTCGAGTGCGAGACGCACCAGGCCTTCGACGCCGGCGATCACCGGGTCTATGTCGGGCGCGTCGTGAAGCTGCGCTACGACCCGGATCACGAGCCGCTCGTCTATCTGCAGGGCCGCTTCCGGCGGGTTCACGTCGATGCGGAGTGA
- a CDS encoding GAF domain-containing protein: MAEAFNDITLSADKATRYAEVADEIASVLDGESNLTARMATVASMLANSFDHYFWTGFYVVDPAKPRELVVGPYQGTLGCLRIAFGRGVCGAAAETGQTQLVADVHAFPGHIACDSRSQSEVVVPVFDPQGQLIAVFDVDSDQPAAFDETDQVWLEKILKATFA, translated from the coding sequence ATGGCCGAAGCGTTCAACGACATCACCCTCTCCGCCGACAAGGCGACCCGCTATGCCGAGGTCGCCGACGAGATCGCGTCCGTGCTGGACGGCGAGAGCAACCTGACCGCCCGCATGGCGACGGTGGCCTCGATGCTGGCCAACAGCTTCGACCACTATTTCTGGACGGGCTTCTACGTCGTCGACCCGGCCAAGCCGCGCGAGCTGGTCGTCGGCCCGTACCAGGGCACGCTGGGCTGCCTGCGCATCGCGTTCGGACGCGGCGTCTGCGGCGCGGCCGCCGAGACCGGCCAGACCCAGCTGGTCGCCGACGTCCACGCCTTCCCCGGCCACATCGCCTGCGACAGCCGCTCCCAGAGCGAGGTCGTCGTTCCGGTGTTCGACCCGCAGGGCCAACTGATCGCCGTGTTCGACGTCGACTCCGACCAGCCCGCCGCCTTCGATGAGACCGACCAGGTCTGGTTGGAAAAGATCCTGAAGGCGACGTTCGCTTGA
- a CDS encoding nucleotide-binding protein, whose protein sequence is MAAKSGTSADDVFINCPFDDAYRPTFRALIFAIYACGFRPRSAMELDDGGQTRIDKLYGLIGECRYGIHDLSRTELDAAHQLPRFNMPLELGIFLGAKRFGGKAQSAKRLLVLDVERYRYQRFISDLAGMDIHGHGGDAIEALRKTRDWLANVSRRQLPSADRVARLFQVFMADLPALASDLEFDPENVPYVDFERMIVGWLLTAGPPA, encoded by the coding sequence TTGGCCGCCAAGTCGGGGACATCGGCGGATGACGTGTTCATCAACTGCCCGTTCGACGACGCCTACAGGCCAACCTTCAGGGCTCTGATCTTCGCCATCTATGCCTGTGGCTTCCGCCCGCGCTCGGCGATGGAGCTCGATGATGGCGGCCAGACGCGTATCGACAAGCTTTACGGCCTGATCGGCGAGTGCCGATACGGTATTCACGACCTGTCGCGCACCGAACTGGACGCCGCCCACCAGCTTCCGCGTTTCAACATGCCTCTGGAGCTCGGGATCTTCCTGGGCGCCAAGCGCTTTGGCGGCAAGGCGCAGAGCGCCAAGCGCCTCCTGGTCCTGGACGTCGAGCGCTACCGCTATCAGCGCTTCATTTCCGACCTCGCCGGCATGGACATTCACGGCCATGGCGGCGACGCCATCGAGGCCTTGCGGAAGACCCGCGACTGGCTGGCCAATGTCTCGCGGCGGCAATTGCCGAGCGCCGATCGCGTCGCGCGGCTGTTCCAGGTCTTCATGGCCGACCTGCCGGCCCTCGCCTCCGATCTCGAGTTCGACCCCGAAAACGTGCCCTATGTCGATTTCGAGCGCATGATTGTCGGCTGGCTGCTGACGGCGGGCCCGCCGGCGTAG